The Deltaproteobacteria bacterium genome includes a window with the following:
- a CDS encoding extracellular solute-binding protein: protein MAIERTPMKRLQILLATILFSWSFAPLVLAADARRPAEWDKALEAAKKEGKIVIAIPPVNELRKEMEIVLKQKFGIEAELLAAPGPKNASRIAAEKQAGVNFFDAIICGTGTASGLTHDGMLEPMESFWILPEVKDPKQWFGGHVWEDNVSTNKYLYSFLADVSTQNAWFNSTLAKAEDFRSFDDYLNPKWKGKIGFSDPRVPSSGQGIWSFMWEIKGEEFLKKLVQQDLFLTRDLRQLADALAKGKVAVAFGLGRSPVDPFVDAGLPLKPVPTPKEGLPSSNGFGVLGVIKNPPHPNATKVFVNWFLSKEGQE from the coding sequence ATGGCAATAGAGAGAACTCCGATGAAGCGTTTACAAATTCTGCTCGCGACGATTCTGTTCAGTTGGAGCTTCGCGCCGCTGGTATTGGCCGCCGACGCGCGGCGGCCGGCGGAATGGGACAAAGCGCTGGAGGCGGCGAAGAAAGAGGGCAAGATCGTCATCGCTATCCCGCCGGTCAACGAGCTGCGCAAGGAAATGGAAATCGTCCTCAAGCAAAAGTTCGGCATTGAAGCCGAACTGTTAGCCGCACCTGGACCGAAGAACGCCAGCCGCATCGCCGCCGAAAAACAAGCCGGTGTAAACTTTTTCGACGCCATCATCTGCGGCACCGGCACGGCCTCGGGCCTCACCCATGACGGCATGCTCGAGCCGATGGAGAGCTTTTGGATTCTCCCCGAAGTCAAAGATCCCAAGCAATGGTTCGGCGGCCATGTTTGGGAAGATAATGTCAGCACGAATAAATATCTCTATTCGTTTCTCGCCGACGTCAGCACGCAAAACGCTTGGTTCAATTCGACGCTGGCCAAGGCCGAGGACTTTCGCAGCTTCGACGATTACTTGAATCCAAAGTGGAAAGGCAAGATCGGCTTCAGCGATCCGCGCGTGCCGAGTTCGGGACAAGGCATCTGGTCGTTCATGTGGGAAATCAAAGGCGAAGAGTTTTTGAAAAAACTAGTCCAGCAGGATTTATTCTTAACCCGCGATCTGCGCCAGCTCGCCGACGCTTTGGCCAAGGGCAAAGTCGCCGTCGCCTTCGGCTTGGGGCGCAGTCCGGTGGATCCGTTCGTCGACGCCGGCCTGCCGTTGAAGCCCGTGCCGACGCCCAAAGAAGGATTGCCGTCGAGCAACGGCTTCGGCGTTCTCGGCGTGATCAAAAACCCGCCCCATCCCAACGCGACCAAAGTTTTTGTCAACTGGTTTCTCAGCAAAGAAGGCCAAGAATAG
- a CDS encoding asparaginase, with protein sequence MPLIKIISTGGTIANTGHGLIAIDDVLKDIPKAKAMAEFEIFEATRVRSGQMRLAQWLDVGRAAGAAAQDPRVDGIIVTHGTFTTEEAAYFLHLCVHTEKPLVVVASQRKHDEVGNDGDRNMLDAIRLVLTPEARGKGVLVTLHEEIHSAREVVKTNQRPGGFHSLGSGLLGHIEDDQVSFYATPTRRHTARSEFDIREINELPRVDVIAAYVGGDDAAAQACVAVGAQGLVISGYAFNGRPSADQLAGVERIAASGIPVVLASRGGQGRIPVDWNDPFIQGDSLVPHKARILLMLGLTKSKDPKELQRMFNEY encoded by the coding sequence ATGCCGCTAATAAAAATCATCTCCACAGGCGGGACCATCGCCAACACCGGCCATGGTCTGATCGCCATCGACGATGTGTTGAAAGACATTCCCAAGGCCAAAGCGATGGCGGAGTTCGAAATCTTCGAAGCGACGCGCGTGCGCAGCGGCCAAATGCGTTTGGCGCAGTGGCTCGACGTTGGCCGCGCCGCCGGCGCGGCGGCGCAAGATCCGCGGGTCGACGGCATCATCGTCACCCACGGCACTTTTACGACTGAAGAAGCCGCTTACTTCCTGCACCTCTGCGTGCACACGGAGAAACCGCTGGTGGTCGTCGCCTCGCAACGCAAGCATGATGAGGTCGGCAACGACGGCGATCGCAATATGCTCGACGCGATTCGCTTGGTGTTGACGCCGGAAGCGCGCGGCAAAGGCGTATTAGTAACCTTGCACGAGGAAATCCATTCGGCGCGCGAAGTGGTCAAGACCAACCAGCGCCCCGGCGGCTTTCATTCGCTTGGGAGCGGCTTGCTTGGCCATATCGAAGATGATCAAGTTTCTTTTTACGCGACGCCGACCCGGCGCCACACCGCGCGCTCCGAATTCGACATCCGCGAGATCAACGAACTGCCGCGGGTCGATGTCATCGCTGCTTATGTCGGCGGCGACGACGCGGCGGCGCAAGCTTGCGTCGCCGTCGGCGCGCAAGGTTTGGTGATCAGCGGTTACGCCTTCAACGGCCGTCCCTCCGCCGATCAGCTCGCGGGAGTCGAAAGAATCGCCGCGTCGGGCATCCCCGTCGTCCTCGCCAGCCGCGGCGGTCAAGGCAGAATCCCGGTGGACTGGAACGATCCGTTCATTCAAGGTGACAGCCTGGTGCCGCACAAAGCGCGGATACTGCTTATGCTCGGATTGACGAAGAGCAAAGATCCGAAAGAGCTACAGCGGATGTTTAATGAATATTAG
- a CDS encoding endonuclease domain-containing protein, with protein MLKYNPQLRPRARRLRNNLTDAEQRMWNRLRAKQILGIQFYRQRPIDNYIVDFYAPVVRLVIEVDGAQHLDTARARYDRRRSKCLEQLGLKVLRFDDRQGLLELDSVVQVIFGVVSESLDSL; from the coding sequence ATGCTCAAGTACAATCCACAACTCAGACCAAGAGCGCGCCGGCTGCGAAACAATCTTACCGACGCCGAACAACGAATGTGGAATCGCCTGAGAGCAAAACAAATCCTTGGCATACAATTCTACCGGCAGCGGCCGATCGACAACTACATCGTTGATTTCTATGCTCCAGTGGTGCGATTGGTGATTGAAGTCGATGGTGCGCAGCATTTGGATACTGCGCGAGCGCGATATGATCGGCGGCGGAGCAAATGTTTGGAACAGCTTGGGTTGAAAGTTTTACGCTTTGACGACCGACAAGGTTTATTGGAATTGGATTCTGTCGTGCAGGTGATTTTTGGTGTGGTTAGTGAGAGCTTGGACTCGTTGTGA
- a CDS encoding extracellular solute-binding protein yields the protein MKPAKIFCWTLGSLLVALSWVALARAASVEEVMLYNKPDRQKILVEGARQEGKITWYTSLIVSQVVRPVVEAFEKKYPFIKIDPFRGNSEQIVQKMFAEYQGKRYEVDIVDGTVTAPMVKKGGFLQRFYSPYLADYPAELKDPQGYWGVSNVYYFAVGYNTRMVKPNEVPKTYEDLLNPRWKGQMMWSTSRGSGAPMMIGNVLQNMGQEAGRAYLQKLKAQNVAKTTASNRQILDLVIAGEYPLGLHIFHHHAHISRSAGAPVDWAPLEPLSATINTISPVTRSPHPHAAMLLIDFILSEEGQKVIQAQNYLPSHPKVPAKQVDLKPGGGKFKRALYFTPDSQLNEGDGWVDYFEKNFLK from the coding sequence ATGAAACCTGCGAAGATTTTTTGTTGGACTCTTGGCTCTCTCTTGGTAGCCCTCTCATGGGTGGCGTTGGCGCGCGCGGCTTCGGTGGAAGAGGTCATGCTCTACAACAAACCGGACCGGCAAAAGATTCTCGTCGAAGGCGCGCGCCAAGAAGGTAAAATCACTTGGTACACGTCGCTGATAGTGTCTCAGGTCGTGCGCCCGGTTGTGGAAGCGTTCGAAAAAAAGTATCCGTTCATCAAGATAGATCCTTTCCGCGGCAACTCCGAGCAAATAGTCCAAAAGATGTTCGCCGAGTACCAAGGTAAGCGCTACGAGGTCGACATCGTCGACGGCACGGTGACCGCGCCGATGGTGAAGAAGGGCGGTTTCCTGCAACGCTTCTATTCGCCCTATCTCGCCGACTATCCGGCTGAGCTGAAAGATCCGCAAGGCTATTGGGGCGTGAGCAACGTTTATTATTTCGCCGTCGGCTACAACACCCGGATGGTGAAACCTAATGAGGTGCCGAAAACGTATGAAGACCTGCTCAACCCGCGTTGGAAGGGACAGATGATGTGGTCGACCAGCCGCGGTTCGGGTGCGCCGATGATGATCGGCAACGTTCTGCAAAACATGGGGCAGGAAGCGGGCCGGGCCTATCTGCAAAAACTAAAAGCGCAGAACGTGGCGAAAACCACGGCGAGCAATCGGCAGATATTAGATCTTGTCATCGCCGGCGAATATCCCTTGGGTCTGCATATCTTCCATCATCACGCCCATATCAGTAGAAGCGCCGGCGCGCCGGTGGACTGGGCGCCATTGGAACCGCTTTCGGCGACCATCAATACGATTTCACCGGTGACGCGCTCGCCCCATCCCCACGCGGCGATGCTGTTGATCGATTTCATCTTGTCCGAAGAAGGACAAAAAGTAATTCAAGCGCAGAATTACTTGCCCTCCCATCCGAAAGTCCCCGCCAAGCAAGTGGACCTCAAACCGGGTGGCGGCAAGTTCAAGCGCGCTCTTTACTTCACGCCCGACTCGCAGTTGAACGAAGGCGACGGCTGGGTGGATTACTTCGAGAAGAATTTCTTGAAGTGA
- a CDS encoding extracellular solute-binding protein: MIDKLGTMILAIVLAVLASEVATAAEAKRSAEWDRVVEAAKAEGKIVLAIPPAPELRTALEPLLKQKFGLEAELIGAPGPKNASRIAAEKKAGVNYFDAIICGTGTAAGLTHDGMLEPIESFWILPEVKDPKQWFGGHIWEDNVSTHKFLYSFLADVGTHSTWYNTTLAKPQELRSFEDYLNPKWKGRIGFSDPRVPSSGQSIWSFMWEHRGEEFLKKFVEQDLFLTRDLRQLADALAKGKVALAFGLGRSQTEPFIKAKLPIKPAPVTKEGLPASNSFGALGIIKDPPHPNATKVFVNWFLSREGQDWYSRVMQNGTRRLDVNTKWLQDTGISAAKDAISVQEYHRTRNHLEDKYTNVRVPAGKFAEAILK, translated from the coding sequence ATGATCGACAAGTTGGGCACAATGATTCTGGCGATCGTGTTGGCTGTTCTTGCCAGTGAAGTCGCCACAGCCGCTGAGGCCAAGCGCTCGGCGGAATGGGATAGGGTTGTCGAAGCGGCCAAAGCCGAAGGCAAGATCGTCCTGGCGATTCCGCCGGCGCCCGAATTGCGCACCGCGCTCGAACCGTTGTTGAAACAAAAATTTGGCCTCGAAGCCGAACTGATCGGCGCGCCCGGGCCGAAGAACGCCAGCCGCATCGCCGCCGAGAAAAAAGCCGGCGTCAATTATTTCGACGCAATCATCTGCGGCACCGGCACGGCGGCCGGTCTCACCCACGACGGCATGCTCGAGCCGATCGAGTCTTTCTGGATTTTGCCGGAAGTCAAAGATCCTAAACAATGGTTTGGCGGCCATATCTGGGAAGACAACGTCAGCACGCACAAGTTTCTATACTCGTTCCTCGCCGACGTGGGTACCCACAGCACTTGGTACAACACGACTCTGGCCAAGCCCCAGGAGCTGCGCAGCTTCGAGGATTATTTGAATCCGAAATGGAAAGGGCGCATCGGCTTCAGCGATCCGCGCGTGCCGAGCTCGGGCCAATCGATCTGGTCGTTCATGTGGGAACACCGCGGCGAGGAGTTTTTGAAAAAGTTCGTCGAGCAGGATTTATTTTTGACCCGCGACTTGCGCCAGCTCGCCGACGCGCTGGCCAAAGGCAAAGTCGCCCTTGCCTTCGGCTTGGGGCGCAGCCAAACAGAACCGTTTATCAAAGCTAAGCTACCGATCAAACCCGCGCCGGTGACCAAAGAAGGTTTGCCGGCGAGCAATTCTTTCGGCGCGCTCGGCATTATCAAGGATCCGCCCCACCCCAACGCGACCAAAGTTTTCGTCAACTGGTTCTTGAGCCGCGAAGGTCAAGACTGGTACAGCAGGGTGATGCAAAACGGCACGCGCCGCCTCGATGTAAATACCAAGTGGCTGCAAGACACCGGCATCTCCGCGGCCAAGGACGCGATCAGCGTGCAAGAATATCACCGCACGCGCAATCATCTCGAAGACAAATACACCAACGTGCGCGTGCCGGCGGGAAAATTCGCCGAAGCGATATTGAAATAG